One candidate division WOR-3 bacterium genomic window, TTTCCAACTCAGCAGATTTTAAACGAAACAGTTCTTTCTTTGATTCTACTAATCTGACGAGGGTGTTAGGGTTTATTCTATGATTGTAGTTTTCCAGAGCTAACTTTTTACCCTGGTATATCGAAAACACGGCTTTGACGAGGCTGTCTTTTTTATACTCCGACAAACCGATCAACTCATTCAATTTCCCTTTAACTGAATTTAAAGAATAGGATCCACGAAACGAAGCAAGCATAACTTTGAAGTATTTGGTTTTATCTTTTGTTCTGGTCACAAGCGCTCTTTTCATGGAATCAATCTCCGTCAGAAGATCTCTTCTGTCCGGAAAAATCAGTTCTGCTGCCGCTGAAGGGGTTGGAGCGTAAAGGTCTGATACAAAGTCGGATATGCTTCTGTCTGTCTCATGTCCCACAGCGGAAACGACCGGAATCGGCGAATCTGCGATAGCCCTGGCGAGTTTTTCATCGTTGAACGGAGCCAGGTCTTCAGCCGAGCCTCCACCGCGCGCGATGACTATTACTTGGACTCTTGTTTTCCAAAACCTTTTCAAAGCATGGACGAGTTCTGATGGAGCTTCGGCGCCCTGCACGGAAGAAGGTGACAGTGTTATCCTCGAA contains:
- the xseA gene encoding exodeoxyribonuclease VII large subunit; the protein is LHSSGHFYTTLKDEFASIDAVIYRGSLKNLTITPNLGEEWICQGRLSLWEKTGRYIFVIDTAYPSGRGDLYLKFLMLKEKLQKEGLFDESRKKKLPLYPEEVGLVTSPTGAVLKDFINVYKRRFPVSRITLSPSSVQGAEAPSELVHALKRFWKTRVQVIVIARGGGSAEDLAPFNDEKLARAIADSPIPVVSAVGHETDRSISDFVSDLYAPTPSAAAELIFPDRRDLLTEIDSMKRALVTRTKDKTKYFKVMLASFRGSYSLNSVKGKLNELIGLSEYKKDSLVKAVFSIYQGKKLALENYNHRINPNTLVRLVESKKELFRLKSAELEKRMKSFVSLNSEKLNIEEKKLTALSPYVSLKKGYAIVFDSQGKLVPNGRLVVEDKSYDIKFTDRTWQMKAEKEKL